A genomic segment from Paenibacillus sp. FSL K6-1096 encodes:
- the mnhG gene encoding monovalent cation/H(+) antiporter subunit G translates to MTGELISSILVVLGAIFCAISAFGLIRLPDVYLRSHAATKSATFGVLCLLGGGFLYFWFKDGSISVKLLLAILFVFITSPVAGHLNGRAAYRSGVPLWKDSIRDDLLKQDEAARDGSAK, encoded by the coding sequence GTGACAGGTGAATTGATCAGTTCCATTCTGGTGGTGCTTGGCGCCATCTTCTGTGCGATCAGCGCGTTTGGCTTAATCCGGCTGCCGGATGTATATTTGCGCTCACATGCCGCTACCAAAAGCGCCACCTTCGGGGTACTCTGCCTGCTGGGCGGCGGATTCCTGTACTTCTGGTTCAAGGATGGAAGCATCAGTGTCAAGCTGCTGCTCGCGATTCTGTTTGTGTTCATTACTTCGCCGGTGGCAGGTCATCTCAATGGCCGGGCGGCCTACCGTTCGGGAGTGCCGCTGTGGAAGGACAGTATCCGCGATGACCTGCTTAAGCAGGATGAAGCAGCCCGGGACGGATCGGCGAAATGA
- a CDS encoding MazG-like family protein: protein MIDLVQLQKRVYQNKIEKGFNVTDIYQEFCLTHGELSEACDAYRKKKDDLGEELADVAIYLIGLAEILGINLEEEIMNKIDKNEKRIYENRDGVLLKVKE, encoded by the coding sequence ATGATTGATTTAGTACAGCTCCAGAAAAGGGTATATCAGAATAAGATTGAGAAGGGGTTCAACGTAACGGATATTTACCAGGAATTCTGTCTGACCCACGGCGAGCTGTCCGAAGCCTGTGATGCTTACCGGAAGAAGAAAGACGATCTCGGCGAAGAATTGGCGGACGTTGCGATCTACCTGATTGGACTGGCGGAGATTCTGGGGATTAATCTGGAAGAAGAGATCATGAATAAGATCGATAAAAATGAAAAGAGAATCTATGAGAATAGGGATGGCGTGCTGCTAAAAGTGAAGGAATAG
- a CDS encoding class I SAM-dependent methyltransferase, with the protein MSYNPEIPRTRYDNYGDREWTRLEKDGPGELLYQVHLDILQRYLKPGDQVLEIGAGSGRYTKDIVTMCAELTVADLSSHQIEFNKSKMQELSLYDRINAFHVLDVLDMSVFADSSFDSVVCIGGVINYLLDKETDGVRELLRVLKPGGLLIVGSMSFIGASMYYLEGIRYEKDQFGIDATRWLMNTGVQDEEHYPVPSKHYVHMMRSSELDALFAQFPVNILERSSAGLYTQAGDADLEKARGDQEFWKLIVEQEIAFTKLPGTLDCGMNLIYVVRKL; encoded by the coding sequence ATGAGCTACAACCCCGAAATCCCGAGAACCCGGTACGACAACTATGGCGACCGTGAATGGACACGGCTGGAAAAGGATGGGCCAGGCGAGCTTTTGTATCAGGTCCATTTGGACATTCTTCAGCGTTATCTCAAGCCAGGGGATCAGGTGCTGGAGATTGGCGCAGGCTCGGGCAGGTACACCAAGGACATCGTTACCATGTGTGCTGAATTGACTGTTGCCGATCTGTCCAGCCATCAGATTGAATTCAATAAGTCGAAGATGCAAGAGCTGTCGCTATATGACAGAATCAACGCGTTCCATGTGTTAGACGTGCTGGATATGAGCGTGTTTGCAGATAGCTCGTTCGACTCTGTGGTATGTATCGGCGGGGTCATCAACTATCTGCTGGACAAAGAGACGGATGGCGTACGGGAGCTGCTAAGAGTACTTAAGCCGGGCGGCCTCCTGATTGTCGGGTCGATGAGCTTCATCGGCGCTTCCATGTATTATCTCGAAGGCATCCGCTATGAGAAGGACCAGTTCGGGATCGATGCTACCAGATGGCTTATGAACACAGGGGTTCAGGACGAAGAGCATTATCCCGTACCCAGCAAGCATTACGTCCACATGATGAGAAGCTCTGAACTGGATGCTTTATTTGCCCAGTTTCCGGTTAATATTCTGGAGAGAAGCTCTGCCGGACTATATACGCAAGCCGGAGACGCTGACTTGGAGAAGGCCCGGGGCGACCAGGAGTTCTGGAAGCTGATTGTCGAACAGGAAATCGCGTTCACCAAACTGCCGGGCACGCTGGATTGCGGCATGAATCTTATTTACGTAGTGCGCAAGTTATAA
- a CDS encoding ClC family H(+)/Cl(-) exchange transporter: protein MNQHSIRKQLDTWFDFKFRLLAGGIAVGILSGTVVVMFRFVLEESLKQSLVFYQYQRSHLWAVPIWMAVLVLAGWCTGLLVKKQPGISGSGIPQVKAVLQNRLQLNWWKAVTAKFAGGAVSIGAGLSLGREGPSIQIGALIAEGFSRVFRKSKTEAHILITCGASAGLAAAFNAPIAGVIFALEEVHMNFSPLIMISALTSSLVADFISKEFFGLTPVFNFSGIGSLPLSNYYHLVLLGLLVGVSGIVFNKGLYFFQDLYARIKWLPAHARPMIPFVLAGVLGLTFPAVLGGGNGLINDLVATPYPIRVLLVLLVVKFLFTLVSYGSSAPGGIFLPMLVLGGLIGTLYCKIANSLPGGGSLDEAYLLIAAMAGLLTASLKAPITGIILITEMTGSFTNLLPIGIVCLTAYMTAEGFRSLPVYEVLLERFLHGKDAVDHTDVNKIILEIPVHQGSQLDGISIGQYQWPAHCLIVSVKRGTEEIIPTGSLVLQAGDSLVILTSDSHSPLVLERVRQVAHICSLDSPIKSG from the coding sequence TTGAATCAGCATTCGATCCGCAAACAGCTGGATACTTGGTTTGACTTCAAGTTCCGGCTTCTGGCAGGCGGCATAGCCGTAGGCATACTATCGGGTACGGTGGTTGTCATGTTCCGCTTTGTGCTGGAGGAGTCACTTAAGCAATCTTTAGTTTTCTATCAGTATCAGAGAAGCCATCTGTGGGCGGTCCCTATCTGGATGGCGGTTCTGGTTCTGGCGGGCTGGTGTACGGGGCTCCTTGTAAAGAAGCAGCCGGGGATTTCGGGAAGCGGCATTCCCCAGGTCAAAGCGGTGCTTCAGAACCGGCTTCAGCTTAACTGGTGGAAGGCGGTCACCGCCAAGTTCGCCGGAGGAGCGGTAAGCATCGGAGCCGGTCTCTCCCTGGGAAGAGAAGGCCCTTCGATCCAGATCGGCGCTCTAATCGCGGAGGGCTTCAGCCGGGTGTTCCGCAAATCGAAGACGGAGGCGCACATTCTGATCACATGCGGGGCAAGTGCAGGGCTGGCAGCAGCCTTTAATGCACCGATCGCCGGCGTTATTTTCGCTCTGGAAGAGGTGCACATGAACTTCTCTCCGCTGATTATGATCTCCGCTTTAACCTCATCGCTGGTGGCAGATTTTATCTCCAAGGAGTTCTTCGGACTCACCCCCGTCTTTAACTTCTCAGGGATAGGATCGCTTCCGCTGTCCAATTATTATCATCTGGTCCTGCTGGGACTGCTGGTTGGCGTATCCGGCATTGTCTTTAATAAAGGCCTATATTTCTTTCAGGATCTGTACGCCAGAATAAAGTGGCTGCCTGCACACGCACGGCCGATGATCCCTTTCGTGCTGGCAGGTGTGCTTGGGCTGACATTCCCGGCTGTCCTGGGAGGAGGTAACGGCTTAATCAACGATTTGGTTGCAACTCCCTATCCTATAAGGGTATTGCTGGTGCTGCTTGTTGTGAAATTCCTGTTCACCCTCGTCAGTTACGGTTCCTCTGCACCCGGCGGGATCTTCCTGCCGATGCTTGTTCTCGGAGGACTAATCGGAACCTTATACTGTAAAATTGCCAATAGCCTGCCGGGAGGAGGCTCCCTGGATGAGGCTTATTTGCTGATTGCCGCCATGGCCGGCCTGCTGACGGCAAGCCTAAAGGCCCCGATCACCGGCATCATCCTGATTACAGAGATGACCGGCTCCTTCACGAACCTGCTGCCGATCGGCATAGTATGTCTAACCGCCTATATGACAGCCGAAGGGTTCCGTTCCTTGCCGGTCTATGAGGTGCTGCTGGAGCGATTCCTGCACGGGAAGGACGCGGTAGATCATACGGATGTCAATAAAATTATTCTGGAGATTCCTGTCCATCAAGGCTCGCAGCTGGATGGTATCAGCATAGGCCAATACCAGTGGCCCGCCCATTGCCTGATCGTATCCGTCAAAAGAGGGACCGAGGAAATCATCCCTACCGGAAGCCTGGTGCTTCAGGCCGGAGATTCCCTGGTCATTCTGACTAGCGACAGCCATTCTCCACTCGTACTGGAGAGAGTGCGGCAGGTGGCTCACATCTGTTCCTTGGATAGCCCGATTAAATCCGGCTGA
- a CDS encoding Na+/H+ antiporter subunit E, which produces MALQLLFNLLIAFLWMGINNDGSFSSFLTGFLLGIGILLLFRRSRPQPRPFYLRRLWSILKLVLIFIRELTISNFVVIWHILRPRLAIRPGIFAYETSLTSAWEVTLLSCLICLTPGTLTLDVSADGTTLYIHAIDIQDAETMVTQIRTSFEQAIQEVTR; this is translated from the coding sequence ATGGCCTTACAATTATTATTTAACCTGTTAATTGCATTCCTGTGGATGGGCATTAATAACGATGGCTCCTTCTCCAGCTTTCTGACCGGCTTCCTGCTCGGCATCGGGATACTGTTGCTGTTCAGAAGATCCCGGCCTCAGCCCCGTCCCTTTTATCTGCGCCGGCTGTGGTCGATTCTGAAGCTGGTGCTGATCTTTATCCGCGAATTGACCATTTCAAACTTTGTGGTAATCTGGCATATTCTCCGTCCGAGGCTGGCGATCCGTCCCGGTATCTTTGCCTATGAGACTTCCCTGACCTCAGCCTGGGAAGTTACGCTGTTATCCTGTCTGATCTGTCTGACTCCAGGGACGCTGACGCTGGATGTGTCCGCAGACGGCACCACCTTATATATTCATGCCATTGATATTCAGGATGCTGAAACAATGGTCACACAGATTAGAACCAGCTTTGAGCAAGCCATCCAGGAGGTGACCCGCTGA
- a CDS encoding Na+/H+ antiporter subunit D, with translation MSNLLVLPILIPLCTAVLLIFLRGKLRLQRGISVVSSVLTVLMSILLTEHVHKEGILTLQMGGWAPPYGIVFAGDMFALLLVTAASLASLAILLYSISTIGEKREHYYYYTFYHFLLAGVYGSFLTGDIFNLFVFFEVMLISSYALLSLGGTRLQLKETSKYLLINIVSSTLFVAAVAYLYAAAGTLNMAHLSLRISEAGQGGVLNVIAVLFLIVFSLKAGLFLFFWLPGSYSAPPAAVRALFGALLTKVGLYAIIRTFTLLFVDNAGPPHSLILWMAAATMILGSLGAVAYKDIPRILNYNVIISVGFVVLGLAAGTRDSLDGAVFYLLHDILAKALLFILGGLIISAAGTDRLSGMGGMIRRYPLLGWMFFILALALVGIPPLSGFAGKLLIIRGALDAKLLTLSLIGLGSSFMVLYSLIKVFRQAFWGIDVEAERPMVSMKGSLAVAAGLLVLVAAIGIGAEALFAYVSQAGSVLASPEQYIQAIMKIKE, from the coding sequence ATGAGCAATCTACTGGTGCTGCCCATTCTGATTCCGTTGTGCACAGCAGTACTCCTGATCTTCCTCAGGGGTAAGCTGCGCCTGCAGCGGGGGATCAGCGTGGTTAGCAGCGTGCTAACGGTTCTTATGTCCATCCTGCTGACTGAACATGTGCACAAGGAGGGCATCCTGACCTTGCAGATGGGGGGCTGGGCTCCTCCTTACGGCATTGTCTTTGCCGGCGATATGTTCGCACTCTTACTGGTGACGGCGGCTTCACTAGCAAGCTTAGCCATCCTGTTGTACTCCATAAGCACCATCGGTGAGAAGCGGGAGCATTATTATTACTACACGTTCTATCATTTCTTGCTTGCCGGGGTGTACGGCTCCTTCCTCACCGGAGATATCTTCAATCTGTTCGTCTTCTTTGAGGTGATGCTGATCTCTTCCTACGCGCTTCTGTCCCTGGGAGGAACCCGGCTTCAGCTCAAGGAGACGTCCAAATACCTGCTCATCAACATTGTCTCCTCCACCTTGTTTGTAGCAGCCGTTGCCTATCTCTATGCTGCAGCCGGTACGCTTAACATGGCCCATTTATCCCTGCGGATCAGTGAAGCGGGGCAGGGGGGCGTGCTTAACGTCATTGCCGTACTTTTTCTGATCGTATTCTCCCTGAAGGCCGGGCTGTTCCTGTTCTTCTGGCTTCCCGGCTCCTACAGCGCTCCGCCGGCAGCGGTCCGGGCCTTATTCGGTGCTCTGCTAACCAAAGTGGGGCTGTATGCCATCATCCGTACGTTCACGCTGCTGTTCGTTGACAATGCCGGCCCTCCCCATAGCCTGATCCTCTGGATGGCGGCGGCTACGATGATTCTGGGCAGCCTGGGGGCTGTTGCCTACAAGGATATTCCGCGGATTCTGAATTACAATGTGATTATCAGTGTCGGGTTCGTAGTGCTTGGACTGGCCGCTGGGACACGGGATTCGCTGGACGGGGCGGTCTTCTATCTGCTGCATGATATATTGGCCAAAGCCTTGCTGTTCATCCTGGGCGGCTTAATCATCTCAGCGGCAGGAACAGACCGGTTAAGCGGGATGGGCGGCATGATCCGCAGATATCCGCTGCTGGGCTGGATGTTCTTTATCCTGGCGCTTGCCCTGGTAGGAATTCCGCCGCTGAGCGGCTTTGCCGGGAAGCTGCTGATTATCCGCGGCGCTCTGGATGCGAAGCTGCTCACCCTGTCGCTAATCGGGCTGGGCTCAAGCTTCATGGTGCTCTATTCCTTGATCAAGGTGTTCCGGCAGGCCTTCTGGGGAATCGACGTGGAGGCAGAGCGGCCTATGGTCAGCATGAAAGGATCGTTAGCCGTAGCTGCAGGACTCCTGGTGCTCGTCGCCGCGATAGGAATCGGGGCGGAGGCTCTTTTTGCCTATGTCTCGCAGGCGGGTTCGGTCCTGGCTTCACCTGAGCAATATATCCAAGCCATAATGAAGATAAAGGAGTAG
- a CDS encoding Na(+)/H(+) antiporter subunit C, translating into MELVMALAIGILFTIGVYLILSRSLLRIVLGTSLLTHGVHLLLLTMAGLKTGSAPILGKAESYVDPLPQALILTSIVISFGVTAFFFVLAYRSYQVLGTDEMDSIKEAME; encoded by the coding sequence ATGGAACTCGTAATGGCGCTGGCTATCGGCATTCTCTTTACTATAGGTGTCTATCTGATTCTGTCGCGGAGCCTGCTGCGGATTGTGCTCGGAACCTCGCTGCTCACCCATGGCGTGCATCTGCTGCTCCTGACCATGGCCGGTCTCAAGACAGGCTCGGCTCCTATACTGGGCAAGGCAGAATCTTATGTGGACCCGTTGCCGCAGGCTCTGATTCTGACCTCAATCGTCATCAGCTTCGGGGTGACAGCCTTCTTCTTCGTACTCGCTTACCGCTCCTATCAGGTGCTGGGCACAGATGAAATGGACAGCATCAAGGAGGCTATGGAATGA
- a CDS encoding Na(+)/H(+) antiporter subunit F1 produces MVQTLLTTALVILGGALLACLFRLLKGPTRSDRVAALDTIGIHILAMITVIGMLLDTQDFLEVILVIGILTFIGTTALARYIERGVVMEEGERTRDR; encoded by the coding sequence ATGGTCCAGACATTGTTAACAACGGCACTGGTCATTCTGGGAGGCGCGCTGCTGGCCTGCCTGTTCCGCCTGCTGAAGGGGCCGACCCGCTCAGACCGTGTGGCCGCTCTGGATACGATAGGGATTCACATCCTTGCGATGATTACCGTGATCGGTATGCTGCTGGATACCCAGGATTTCCTGGAGGTCATTCTGGTTATCGGCATTCTGACGTTTATTGGAACAACCGCACTCGCCAGATACATTGAGCGTGGCGTGGTAATGGAGGAAGGGGAGAGAACCCGTGACAGGTGA
- a CDS encoding Na+/H+ antiporter subunit A has translation MVILLPLIGSALLLGVRQTSRFHLGWIILPVPAALFLYVLTKIPEIRAGESLIDQVAWMPSFGMNLDFILDGLSLILVLLITGMGALVVLYSIFYLNKQTEGLRRFYLYLLMFMGAMLGVVLSDNLIVLYGFWELTSISSFLLIAFWYGRERSGYGAVKSMLITVFGGLAMFAGFNLLYVMTGTYSVRDIIALSGTLTDHALLLPAILLILLGAFTKSAQFPFHIWLPDAMEAPTPVSAYLHSATMVKAGIYLVARLTPVFAGQSVWFWLVSVTGLLTLIYGSFKAIRQTDLKALLAYSTISQLGLIMSLLGLGSAAGFYSGTQEAMFYTLATSAALFHLINHAVFKGSLFMVVGIIDHETGTRDLRKLGGLMALMPVTFTIALMGAFSMAGLPPFSGFLSKEMFFTAVLNIREFHLLSSAYWIQLFPVIAWIASVFTFVYSMILVFKAFGGKLQRAKLDKIPHEAPAGLLLPPVILILLTLVFAFWPELVSINLVEPALSSIHTGRLTPVEALEVSIHFWHGWTPELFMTMGVIAAGLLLFKGYTRLRVLDREARGRNTLNRIYDGSLKLLEGGSRRFTNAYMTGSNRHYLLYIFSFFIVTLLAALLREPGIRLGMDHYAKLSFYELAVIAVMLLSAFAVPFAKSRVNAILFTGGTGYMVTLLFVLFRAPDLALTQMIIETVSVILFLLCFRYLPKLKLQKEKLPFKLPNLIIAVGVGGTVTLLALAAMGSSPFKPISEFFLKESYNLAGGKNVVNVILVDFRGFDTLFEIMVLGIASLAIYGLIQLRMDEDLTRPKQEERRLVVPLHSNDVILQTMSKGIIIIILTFSLYLFLAGHNHPGGGFIGALMASAALVLLSIAFGMDQIRKAFPVNYRLLTAAGLLLAIVTASGSFLFGAPFLSHTFNHFHLPLLGDVELATAVLFDLGVYLAVVGVAMNIILTIGGDKRWNS, from the coding sequence ATGGTTATTCTGCTGCCATTGATAGGGTCTGCACTCTTGCTTGGGGTTAGACAGACCTCACGCTTTCATCTGGGATGGATCATTCTGCCCGTTCCGGCGGCGCTATTCCTGTATGTGCTGACGAAAATCCCGGAGATCCGCGCGGGCGAATCCCTGATCGACCAAGTGGCCTGGATGCCATCATTTGGTATGAATCTGGATTTCATTCTGGACGGCCTCAGCCTGATATTGGTCTTGCTGATTACGGGAATGGGGGCACTTGTCGTGCTGTACTCCATTTTCTATCTTAACAAGCAGACGGAAGGGCTCCGGCGGTTCTATCTGTATCTGCTGATGTTCATGGGGGCAATGCTGGGTGTCGTGCTGTCCGATAACCTGATCGTGCTGTACGGGTTCTGGGAGCTTACCAGCATTTCTTCCTTCCTGCTGATCGCCTTCTGGTACGGCCGGGAACGCTCCGGGTATGGGGCCGTCAAATCCATGCTGATCACAGTGTTCGGCGGCCTGGCCATGTTCGCGGGCTTCAATCTGCTGTATGTGATGACCGGTACTTACAGTGTACGGGATATTATTGCACTCTCGGGGACTTTGACAGATCACGCCCTGCTGCTCCCGGCGATTCTGCTTATATTGCTGGGCGCCTTCACGAAATCGGCCCAGTTCCCGTTCCATATCTGGCTGCCTGACGCCATGGAAGCGCCGACTCCGGTTAGTGCATATCTCCATTCCGCTACAATGGTGAAGGCGGGGATTTATCTGGTCGCCCGGCTGACGCCTGTCTTCGCAGGACAGTCCGTATGGTTCTGGCTGGTGTCGGTAACTGGCCTGCTCACCTTAATCTACGGGTCTTTCAAAGCTATACGCCAGACCGATCTCAAAGCCTTGCTGGCCTACTCCACCATCAGCCAGCTGGGACTGATCATGTCATTGCTGGGGCTTGGATCAGCCGCCGGCTTTTACAGCGGGACGCAGGAGGCCATGTTCTATACCCTGGCTACATCCGCCGCACTTTTCCACCTGATTAACCATGCCGTCTTCAAAGGCAGCCTGTTCATGGTAGTGGGCATCATTGACCATGAGACGGGAACGCGCGACCTGCGCAAGCTGGGTGGCCTGATGGCGTTGATGCCCGTTACCTTCACCATCGCACTGATGGGGGCGTTCTCCATGGCAGGGCTGCCGCCGTTCAGCGGATTTCTCAGCAAGGAGATGTTCTTTACGGCAGTGCTGAATATCCGGGAGTTTCATCTGCTGAGCTCCGCATACTGGATTCAGCTGTTTCCGGTGATTGCCTGGATTGCAAGTGTGTTTACATTTGTCTACAGTATGATTCTTGTATTCAAAGCCTTTGGCGGCAAGCTACAGCGGGCCAAGCTGGATAAAATTCCGCATGAAGCCCCGGCCGGCCTGCTCCTGCCGCCCGTAATCCTTATCTTGCTTACGCTGGTGTTCGCCTTCTGGCCGGAGCTGGTCTCCATTAACCTGGTCGAACCGGCGCTCTCTTCCATCCATACCGGACGCCTTACACCTGTGGAGGCGCTGGAGGTATCTATTCATTTCTGGCATGGCTGGACACCCGAGCTCTTCATGACAATGGGCGTAATCGCAGCAGGCCTGCTTCTGTTCAAGGGTTATACCCGGCTAAGGGTGCTGGACCGTGAAGCGAGAGGACGCAATACGCTGAACCGGATATATGATGGTTCACTGAAGCTGCTTGAAGGAGGCTCCAGACGGTTTACGAATGCCTATATGACGGGCTCTAACCGCCATTACCTGCTGTATATCTTCAGTTTCTTCATCGTCACCCTGCTGGCGGCGCTGCTGCGGGAGCCTGGGATCCGCCTGGGTATGGATCATTATGCGAAGCTATCGTTCTATGAACTGGCCGTCATAGCAGTTATGCTGCTCTCCGCCTTTGCCGTTCCTTTTGCCAAGTCACGGGTTAATGCGATCCTGTTCACCGGCGGTACCGGGTACATGGTCACTCTGCTGTTCGTCCTGTTCCGAGCGCCTGATCTGGCGCTCACGCAGATGATTATCGAGACCGTATCCGTTATCCTGTTCCTGCTCTGCTTCCGGTACCTCCCGAAGCTGAAGCTGCAGAAGGAGAAGCTGCCCTTCAAGCTGCCGAATCTGATCATAGCAGTTGGCGTAGGGGGCACGGTCACGCTGCTCGCTCTGGCCGCGATGGGCAGCAGCCCGTTCAAGCCGATCTCTGAGTTCTTCCTGAAGGAGAGCTATAATCTGGCCGGAGGCAAAAACGTGGTCAACGTCATCCTGGTCGACTTCCGCGGATTTGATACTTTGTTTGAAATCATGGTGCTGGGTATCGCATCGCTGGCAATCTATGGCCTGATCCAATTGCGGATGGACGAAGATCTGACCCGGCCGAAGCAGGAAGAACGCCGTCTGGTCGTCCCTTTACACAGTAATGATGTCATACTGCAGACGATGTCCAAAGGAATCATTATCATCATTCTGACCTTCTCGTTGTATCTTTTCCTGGCCGGCCATAACCATCCGGGAGGGGGCTTCATCGGGGCACTCATGGCCTCCGCTGCGCTGGTGCTGCTGTCCATTGCCTTTGGTATGGACCAGATCCGTAAGGCTTTTCCGGTGAATTACCGCCTGCTTACCGCAGCCGGACTCCTGCTGGCGATTGTGACCGCCTCAGGCTCGTTCCTGTTCGGCGCTCCTTTTCTAAGCCATACCTTCAACCACTTCCATCTGCCGCTTCTTGGCGATGTCGAGCTGGCAACTGCCGTGCTGTTTGACCTCGGCGTCTATCTGGCGGTAGTCGGAGTAGCGATGAATATCATTCTAACGATTGGAGGGGATAAACGATGGAACTCGTAA
- a CDS encoding SDR family oxidoreductase produces the protein MGRFDGKVAVVTGGTSGIGLAAAEQFLREGAYVFITGRRQRELNEAVQQIGQNVTGVQGDISKLEDLDTLFDTVKREKGHLDILFANAGLGSFLPLGEITEAHYYKTFDVNVKGTIFTVQKALPLFPNQKGSIILTGSTAGSMGVPAFSIYGASKAAIRQLVRNWILDTKGTEIRMNVLSPGSVVTPAYDELFGSALDNYLEQAKTDVPLGRVGQVQEIANAVMFLASDESSYLNGIELFADGGVAQI, from the coding sequence ATGGGTAGATTTGACGGGAAAGTGGCAGTTGTAACTGGAGGGACAAGCGGCATCGGGCTTGCGGCGGCAGAGCAGTTCTTACGAGAAGGGGCTTACGTGTTTATCACAGGACGCAGACAGCGTGAATTAAATGAAGCGGTACAGCAGATCGGTCAGAATGTTACAGGCGTTCAAGGTGACATCTCCAAGCTGGAAGATCTGGACACCTTATTTGATACTGTCAAGCGGGAAAAGGGACACCTGGACATTCTCTTTGCAAATGCCGGACTAGGGTCATTCCTGCCGTTAGGCGAAATCACGGAAGCCCACTACTACAAGACTTTTGATGTCAACGTCAAAGGAACTATTTTCACCGTACAAAAAGCATTACCCTTGTTCCCTAATCAAAAAGGTTCCATTATCCTGACAGGCTCTACGGCCGGCTCAATGGGGGTACCTGCGTTCAGTATCTATGGCGCCTCCAAGGCAGCGATCAGACAACTCGTCCGCAACTGGATTCTGGATACGAAAGGGACAGAGATTCGGATGAACGTCCTTAGTCCGGGTTCAGTCGTCACACCGGCGTACGATGAATTGTTCGGCTCCGCACTTGACAATTACCTGGAACAGGCCAAAACAGATGTCCCGCTCGGCAGAGTAGGACAGGTACAAGAGATTGCAAATGCAGTCATGTTCCTGGCCTCAGATGAGAGCAGCTATTTGAACGGCATTGAATTATTCGCAGACGGCGGAGTGGCTCAAATCTAA
- a CDS encoding winged helix-turn-helix transcriptional regulator, with product MKIFHCELEVTLEVIGGKWKGLVLYYLIQGPKRTGELKRLVHNISQKMLIQTLRELETDGLIRRTMYNQVPPKVEYSMTELGQSLEPVLRLLCNWGGNYAEQSYTPGEFKILNPD from the coding sequence ATGAAAATCTTTCACTGTGAACTGGAAGTTACACTAGAGGTCATCGGAGGGAAGTGGAAGGGGCTTGTGCTGTACTATTTAATCCAAGGACCGAAGCGGACAGGGGAGCTTAAGCGGCTTGTTCATAATATTTCGCAAAAGATGCTGATTCAAACACTTCGGGAACTGGAGACGGACGGATTAATCCGCAGAACCATGTACAATCAAGTACCGCCTAAGGTGGAATACTCAATGACAGAGCTGGGTCAATCCCTCGAACCCGTTTTGAGACTGCTTTGTAATTGGGGAGGAAATTACGCAGAACAATCCTATACTCCGGGCGAGTTTAAGATTTTGAATCCGGATTAA
- a CDS encoding universal stress protein, which produces MNLETKQESIMVCVHYGPHGQRLIQRGSELAMKLQAPLVVLTVDAGSDGDQEYSPEKQLYLSGWANQTKEAGGQFLTRSSGGRKPAQVIVEAAREHQVTQIVIGQSTQTLWQEITRGNFINELMELVGTIDLHIVAVQRYPELLEQTHERGFNAYLVKKGNRYILEDEPDGDEVLKGTFFRELDTDFDTGLFKIVKNGEAQYLRIVQSEWVKPE; this is translated from the coding sequence ATGAATCTGGAAACGAAACAGGAAAGTATCATGGTATGCGTACATTACGGCCCCCATGGGCAGCGGCTGATCCAGAGGGGCAGTGAGCTGGCCATGAAGCTGCAGGCGCCGCTTGTTGTCCTGACGGTGGATGCGGGTTCAGATGGAGACCAGGAGTATAGCCCGGAGAAGCAGCTGTACCTGTCCGGCTGGGCGAATCAGACGAAGGAGGCCGGGGGACAATTCCTGACCCGCAGCTCGGGCGGCAGAAAGCCCGCACAGGTTATTGTGGAAGCTGCCCGTGAACACCAAGTAACCCAAATCGTCATCGGCCAGTCTACCCAAACGCTGTGGCAGGAGATTACACGGGGGAACTTCATCAATGAGCTGATGGAGCTGGTCGGCACAATAGATCTTCATATCGTTGCTGTGCAGCGTTATCCCGAATTGCTGGAACAGACGCATGAGCGCGGGTTTAACGCCTATCTGGTGAAGAAGGGAAACCGTTATATCCTGGAGGATGAGCCTGATGGAGATGAAGTCCTGAAGGGAACCTTCTTCCGGGAGCTGGATACGGATTTCGACACCGGTCTGTTTAAAATCGTTAAAAACGGTGAAGCGCAGTATCTACGAATTGTACAAAGCGAATGGGTGAAACCTGAATGA